One genomic segment of Mangifera indica cultivar Alphonso chromosome 6, CATAS_Mindica_2.1, whole genome shotgun sequence includes these proteins:
- the LOC123219660 gene encoding anthocyanidin reductase ((2S)-flavan-3-ol-forming)-like, translated as LLCADNQQKVSHLLSLQELGELKIFGADLTDEGSFDAPIAGSDIVFHVATPVNFASEDPENDMIKPAIQGVENVLKACAKAKTVKRVILTSSAAAVTINNQDGTGLVMDEKHWTDVEFLSSAKPPTWGYPVSKTLAERHAWKFAQENNIDLITIIPSLMAGPSLTPDIPNSLNLAMSLISGNEFLTNALKGMQMLSGSISIAHVEDVCRAHIFLAEKESASGRYICCAVNTSVPELAKFLHQRYPQYKVPTDFGDFPSKPKLLISSGKLISEGFSFKFGIEEIYDQTVEYFKAKGVL; from the exons TTGTTGTGTGCAGATAACCAGCAAAAAGTCTCTCACCTCTTATCCCTACAGGAATTGGGTGAACTAAAAATTTTTGGAGCAGATTTAACTGATGAAGGAAGCTTTGATGCCCCTATTGCTGGTTCTGATATTGTATTCCATGTCGCAACGCCAGTTAATTTTGCTTCTGAAGATCCAGAG AATGACATGATAAAGCCTGCAATCCAAGGAGTAGAGAATGTTTTGAAAGCCTGTGCAAAAGCAAAAACAGTTAAACGAGTCATATTGACATCTTCAGCTGCTGCTGTGACCATCAATAACCAAGATGGAACAGGTTTGGTGATGGACGAGAAACACTGGACTGATGTTGAGTTTTTGTCTTCTGCAAAGCCACCAACCTGG GGGTATCCTGTCTCCAAGACCTTGGCTGAAAGGCATGCTTGGAAGTTTGCTCAAGAGAATAACATTGATCTTATTACTATCATCCCTTCTCTTATGGCTGGTCCTTCTCTTACGCCAGATATTCCTAACAGCTTAAACCTTGCCATGTCTTTGATTTCAG GAAATGAATTTCTCACAAACGCATTAAAGGGTATGCAAATGCTGTCAGGTTCAATTTCCATAGCACATGTGGAGGATGTTTGCCGAGCGCATATATTTTTGGCTGAGAAGGAATCTGCTTCTGGTCGATACATTTGTTGTGCAGTCAATACCAGTGTTCCTGAACTTGCCAAGTTTCTCCACCAAAGATATCCTCAGTACAAAGTTCCAACTGA TTTTGGGGACTTCCCTTCGAAGCCCAAGTTACTGATTTCCTCAGGGAAGCTTATCAGTGAGGGGTTCAGCTTCAAGTTTGGGATTGAAGAAATTTATGACCAAACTGTGGAGTACTTCAAGGCTAAGGGAGTGCTCTAA